One segment of Acropora muricata isolate sample 2 chromosome 8, ASM3666990v1, whole genome shotgun sequence DNA contains the following:
- the LOC136925574 gene encoding uncharacterized protein, with translation MELSRLLKVTPRHWLKFVLSIPRNQPMTGTEAFTHWSSLLAYVLGGCTFLLAPQLWQLILQIELEGRSEGYLRLFGLALINVGDILAIAARSNHKFSRHQECLTSVLARLILVNCVVLAFISTDMLPFSFALTFMVLDSLLALIILLIWFLESKDASLGSFFREIFQPFWQFPAKENDGFTKTEFLLGIPQFLIWLMMAVKPGYARQMFHLDAFQGHSDGYLAACFLLLSIQGLHHMVGASNGNHCLNVYFVFCRIILNIPGFLILFLVGQIERNLCLLLCITDLSIFVVMLTSLLRELWRGTHSGRMD, from the coding sequence ATGGAACTGAGCCGGTTGTTAAAAGTGACCCCACGTCATTGGTTAAAGTTTGTACTCTCTATTCCTCGTAATCAGCCAATGACTGGAACAGAAGCATTCACTCACTGGTCCAGCTTGCTGGCTTATGTGCTGGGGGGCTGCACCTTCCTCTTAGCCCCACAACTCTGGCAGCTTATCTTGCAGATAGAACTGGAGGGTCGCTCCGAAGGATATCTTCGACTCTTCGGTCTGGCTTTAATCAACGTCGGTGATATCCTAGCAATCGCAGCTCGTTCCAACCACAAGTTCAGTCGACATCAAGAGTGCCTGACTTCTGTTCTTGCCCGTCTTATCCTTGTTAACTGTGTAGTGCTTGCCTTCATCTCAACAGACATGCTTCCTTTCTCCTTCGCGTTGACGTTTATGGTCCTCGACTCGCTCCTAGCTCTCATTATCTTACTGATCTGGTTCCTAGAATCAAAGGATGCCTCACTTGGCTCTTTCTTTCGCGAAATCTTTCAGCCCTTTTGGCAATTCCCTGCAAAAGAAAACGATGGCTTCACAAAAACTGAGTTTCTCCTTGGAATACCGCAGTTTCTAATCTGGCTAATGATGGCCGTAAAACCAGGTTATGCTCGCCAGATGTTCCATTTGGATGCATTTCAAGGTCATTCAGATGGATATCTAGCTGCCTGTTTTCTCCTTTTGTCTATTCAGGGTCTCCACCATATGGTAGGTGCTTCGAATGGCAATCATTGCTTGAACGTCTATTTCGTTTTCTGCAGAATCATCCTCAATATACCTGGGTTTCTCATCTTGTTCCTTGTCGGTCAAATTGAAAGAAATCTTTGCCTCCTCCTTTGTATTACTGATTTGTCCATTTTTGTTGTAATGTTGACATCTCTGCTCCGAGAATTATGGAGAGGAACTCATTCTGGGAGAATGGATTAG
- the LOC136925573 gene encoding uncharacterized protein — translation MTVKTVICHWFTFMLSFPRTQPLSSLQKFTQWSSVFAYCGGGLSLLVFPQLWDITLHLESTGRSEGYLRLTGLGVLEIGFIFVISARSTLQGPSHITILGSIAERLLYVNGILLMLILRGMVPLSFGLVFMVLDSLLSLITLVIWFRETEGASVSLLIKEVFLPILNCHGARSGASNAAIFFVGFFQLLFSLIFVIRPEIARIVLHLDHFHGNSKGFLATSFFTMSIHGWYHVINACAVNHPFVLAALFYRIFFNFPALIILGSVGQIEQNLCFAVLMCEICFFLIILFFDISQKVLQNDESEERILLTSTDKEKIEATSK, via the coding sequence ATGACGGTGAAAACTGTGATTTGTCACTGGTTTACGTTCATGCTATCATTTCCGAGAACACAGCCGTTAAGCTCACTGCAAAAGTTTACCCAGTGGTCTTCTGTTTTTGCGTACTGTGGTGGTGGCCTAAGCCTTCTCGTGTTTCCTCAGTTATGGGATATCACACTTCATTTGGAATCCACTGGTCGAAGCGAGGGATACCTTCGTCTTACTGGGCTTGGTGTACTTGAAATAGGCTTCATTTTTGTCATCTCGGCACGGTCCACTCTCCAGGGCCCCTCCCATATCACCATCTTAGGGTCCATTGCCGAACGCCTTTTATATGTGAACGGGATCCTGCTGATGCTGATTTTAAGAGGCATGGTACCTCTTTCATTTGGTCTCGTATTCATGGTCCTGGATTCCTTGCTTTCTCTGATCACCCTAGTGATATGGTTCCGTGAGACAGAAGGCGCCTCAGTGAGCCTTTTGATCAAAGAAGTCTTCTTGCCGATTTTAAACTGTCATGGGGCAAGATCAGGGGCTTCTAACGCCGCAATATTTTTTGTTGGATTTTTCCAGCTATTATTTTCGCTCATTTTTGTCATAAGGCCAGAAATCGCCCGGATTGTTCTTCATTTAGATCATTTCCACGGTAACTCCAAGGGTTTCTTAGCGACGTCCTTCTTCACGATGTCCATTCATGGCTGGTATCACGTGATAAATGCTTGCGCTGTCAATCATCCATTTGTTCTTGCCGCGCTATTCTACCggattttctttaattttccaGCCTTGATTATTTTGGGTTCCGTTGGCCAAATAGAGCAAAATCTTTGCTTCGCCGTGTTAATGTGCGAGATATGCTTTTTTCTAATCATCTTGTTCTTTGACATTTCCCAGAAGGTTCTGCAAAATGACGAGAGCGAAGAGCGAATTCTGCTTACCTCTACcgataaagaaaaaattgaggCTACCTCGAAGTAG